The proteins below come from a single Cannabis sativa cultivar Pink pepper isolate KNU-18-1 chromosome 3, ASM2916894v1, whole genome shotgun sequence genomic window:
- the LOC133036032 gene encoding uncharacterized protein LOC133036032: protein MDQYMRYRLAEHDEDCVESFTDLLTVNNGKKNTRGATQMRDIWGNRDGKKVQITCNEFGQPHDKNASRLINFIGTLVRDGKNAPINYKSWHKVPDKYKDRMWKIIQEKFDIPPLAENWTMRSCGKELKNWKAFLKKTYYSEILSFEEQKKYKDKRVYDGQWEELIKYWATDDANKRSATNKASRSQKKYNHTTGTKSFAQIRDAQKKNGGITPTRADMFKICYTKKDKSVTDTTKEVMVQLQEKQELNEDVWKERSMNDTFSKVMGKEKYRSVRMYGFGVCPSDIWENKSTKRGNQRNYIQTLEAELKELRSLVQTNKHDYNANDTSIIPDMALNYNRDVTSSQLSCTSHNKESQRQLWFSSSAYDTPVIEVGEMVNLKSVAADPETIAIGLVVSKDSSKEVGGKELGDHYSEVVVQVSRKSDKQLHDSMM from the exons ATGGATCAATATATGCGATATAGATTGGCTGAACATGatgaagattgtgtagaatcatTTACAGATTTGTTGACAGTTAATAATGGTAAAAAGAATACTAGAGGTGCGACACAAATGCGTGATATTTGGGGTAATCGTGATGGTAAAAAAGTACAAATCACATGTAATGAATTTGGGCAGCCACATGATAAAAACGCAAGCAGACTTATAAATTTTATTGGGACATTAGTACGAGATGGAAAAAATGCTCCAATTAACTATAAGAGTTGGCATAAGGTACCAGACAAATATAAAGATAGAATGTGGAAAATTATACAG GAAAAATTTGATATTCCTCCTTTGGCAGAAAATTGGACTATGCGGTCTTGTGGTAAGGAACTTAAAAATTGGAAAGCTTTTCTTAAGAAAACTTATTATTCAGAAATTTTATCTTTTGAGgagcaaaaaaaatataaggacAAAAGAGTATATGATGGGCAATGGGaggaattaataaaatattgggcaacaGATGATGCAAAT aaaagGAGTGCCACAAACAAGGCTAGTCGTAGTCAAAAGAAATACAATCATACAACTGGTACAAAAAGTTTTGCACAAATTAGAGATGCACAG aAAAAGAATGGTGGAATTACACCGACACGTGCTGATATGTTTAAAATCTGTTAtacaaaaaaagataaaagtgTAACTGATACAACAAAAGAAGTAATG GTACAATTACAAGAGAAACAAGAGTTGAATGAGGATGTATGGAAGGAAAGGAGTATGAATGACACTTTCTCTAAGGTAATGGGTAAAGAAAAATACAGATCAGTCCGTATGTACGGTTTTGGTGTTTGCCCATCCGACATATGGGAAAATAAATCCACTAAGAGAGGAAATCAAAGGAACTATATACAGACTTTAGAAGCTGAATTAAAAGAATTAAGATCTCTAGTTCAAACCAACAAACATGACTACAATGCAAATGACACATCTATTATACCGGACATG GCTCTTAACTACAATCGGGATGTCACTTCTTCACAACTc TCGTGTACATCACATAACAAGGAATCTCAACGCCAATTGTGGTTTTCATCATCAGCATATGATACTCCAGTTATTGAG GTTGGTGAAATGGTTAATCTTAAAAGCGTTGCTGCTGATCCTGAAACAATTGCTATTGGTCTAGTTGTTAGTAAAGATTCATCGAAAGAAGTTGGAGGTAAAGAGCTCGGAGATCATTATTCTGAAGTTGTTGTTCAA GTTTCACGAAAATCAGATAAACAACTTCATGACTCAATGATGTGA